The Pseudomonadota bacterium genome window below encodes:
- a CDS encoding MFS transporter, producing MYDFANSGYTTVVLTAIFNAYFVGTVAGREMGYAPGTGTLLWTIAMGVSNLLVLLSAPVLGAVADFKACKKRFLAWSTVGCVLFTAMLGLVGKGEVGLGMSLVILSSFMFATGENLIASFLPEVARPEEMGKISSYGWALGYLGGLLVLGLCLAYISWAEAQHHTITQYVPVTLWITTVAFAAAAIPTFLWLRERARPRMVPSGESYARIGFERVRQTLRQARHFRDLFRFLVTLAVYYCGVNTVVVLAAIYAQEVMGFGMQETLWMVLVVNFTAAAGALGFGFLQDRFGSVPTLAATLLVWIAALVLAYTIEDRMGFWVVANLIGIALGSSQSAGRALIGQFSPPERSAEFFGLWGLAGKLAAVIGPMSYGVITQASRGDHRLALLATAGFFIAGLALLATVDERRGREAARVPHAGP from the coding sequence ATGTACGACTTCGCGAACTCCGGTTATACGACGGTCGTGCTGACCGCGATCTTCAATGCCTATTTCGTGGGAACAGTGGCCGGCAGGGAAATGGGCTACGCGCCGGGAACCGGCACGCTCCTCTGGACCATCGCCATGGGTGTTTCCAACCTCCTGGTGCTCTTGAGCGCCCCGGTGCTCGGGGCAGTAGCGGATTTCAAAGCGTGTAAGAAACGCTTCCTGGCCTGGAGTACGGTTGGCTGCGTGCTGTTCACGGCGATGCTCGGACTCGTCGGCAAGGGGGAGGTGGGGCTTGGCATGTCTCTCGTGATCCTTTCAAGCTTCATGTTTGCTACGGGGGAGAACCTGATCGCGTCGTTTCTACCTGAGGTCGCGCGGCCCGAGGAGATGGGCAAGATTTCAAGTTACGGCTGGGCGCTCGGGTACCTCGGCGGACTCTTGGTGCTCGGGCTTTGCCTCGCCTATATTTCATGGGCCGAGGCGCAGCATCACACGATCACGCAGTATGTCCCGGTGACGCTGTGGATCACCACCGTGGCGTTCGCCGCCGCCGCGATCCCGACATTTCTCTGGTTACGCGAGCGCGCGCGGCCTCGGATGGTCCCTTCCGGTGAAAGCTATGCTCGCATCGGCTTCGAGCGCGTCCGGCAGACGCTCAGGCAAGCCCGCCACTTCCGGGATCTTTTTCGCTTTCTTGTGACGCTCGCCGTGTACTATTGCGGCGTCAATACCGTGGTGGTACTGGCCGCGATCTACGCGCAAGAAGTCATGGGGTTTGGCATGCAAGAGACCCTCTGGATGGTCCTCGTCGTCAACTTCACGGCGGCGGCGGGCGCGCTCGGCTTCGGGTTCCTCCAGGATCGGTTCGGCTCGGTGCCTACCCTGGCCGCCACGTTATTGGTATGGATCGCCGCCCTCGTGCTCGCTTATACGATTGAGGACCGCATGGGGTTCTGGGTCGTGGCCAATCTCATCGGCATCGCGCTGGGATCGAGTCAGTCGGCCGGGCGGGCGCTCATCGGGCAGTTCTCCCCTCCCGAACGGTCTGCCGAGTTTTTTGGTTTGTGGGGGCTTGCCGGCAAGCTCGCCGCCGTCATCGGCCCCATGAGCTATGGCGTGATCACGCAGGCGTCTCGCGGGGATCACCGGCTTGCGCTGCTCGCAACGGCGGGTTTTTTTATCGCTGGCCTGGCCCTCCTCGCCACCGTCGACGAGCGCCGCGGGCGAGAGGCTGCGCGCGTTCCACATGCCGGTCCATAA